The following are from one region of the Paenalkalicoccus suaedae genome:
- a CDS encoding PFL family protein, whose amino-acid sequence MSLAFQEIQETIRMIQMEKLDIRTVTMGISLRDCISHDQEHMRDAVYKKITSYAKDLTKTAEQVADEYGIPIVNKRISITPAAELLGSATREDAILLAKTLDKAASELGVDFIGGFSALIHKGETKGDTVLLDALAEALSDTNRVCGSVSVATTRSGINMNGVKRLGEIIKEGAELTKDQNGIANAKLVVFCNPVEDNPFMAGAFHGAGEGEVVLNVGVSGPGVVLHALRRYPDADLGEVSEVIKKTAFKITRAGEQIGRVVAERLEVPFGIMDLSLAPTNAMNDSVAEILEEIGLERVGTHGTIAALALMNDAVKKGGAMASSYVGGLSGAFIPVSEDNGMIKGIEDGALTLSKLEAMTCVCSVGLDMIAITGDASAASISGMIADEMAIGMINKKTTAVRVIPVPGKQEGDMVEFGGLLGRAPIIAMNPFGSDRFINRGGRIPAPLQSLIN is encoded by the coding sequence ATGAGCTTAGCATTTCAAGAAATTCAAGAAACCATACGCATGATTCAAATGGAGAAGCTGGATATTCGCACGGTAACAATGGGTATCAGCCTACGAGACTGTATCTCACATGATCAAGAGCATATGAGAGATGCTGTGTATAAAAAGATAACGTCCTATGCAAAAGACCTTACAAAAACGGCGGAGCAAGTCGCAGACGAATATGGTATTCCGATCGTCAACAAGCGTATCTCCATCACGCCAGCTGCTGAACTACTAGGTAGTGCTACGAGAGAGGATGCTATTTTACTTGCTAAAACGCTAGATAAGGCTGCAAGTGAGCTAGGAGTAGACTTTATCGGTGGATTCAGTGCGCTTATTCATAAAGGCGAAACTAAAGGAGACACTGTCTTACTAGATGCATTAGCAGAAGCCCTAAGTGATACGAACCGCGTGTGCGGATCTGTCTCTGTAGCGACAACTCGTTCCGGAATCAACATGAACGGCGTCAAACGTTTAGGGGAAATCATTAAAGAAGGTGCGGAGCTGACAAAAGATCAAAACGGAATCGCGAATGCAAAGCTTGTTGTATTCTGTAACCCTGTTGAAGATAATCCCTTTATGGCTGGTGCCTTCCACGGTGCTGGTGAAGGAGAAGTTGTGTTAAACGTAGGTGTCTCTGGTCCTGGCGTTGTCTTGCATGCGCTTCGTCGTTATCCTGATGCAGACTTAGGCGAAGTTTCAGAAGTAATCAAAAAGACAGCATTTAAAATCACTCGCGCAGGAGAGCAAATCGGACGAGTGGTAGCAGAACGCTTAGAGGTGCCATTTGGTATCATGGATCTCTCATTAGCACCGACAAATGCGATGAACGATAGCGTGGCGGAAATTCTTGAGGAGATCGGACTCGAGCGTGTCGGTACGCACGGTACGATCGCAGCACTTGCTTTAATGAATGATGCTGTCAAAAAGGGTGGCGCCATGGCGAGCTCTTACGTTGGTGGCTTAAGCGGAGCATTTATTCCGGTTAGTGAAGACAACGGTATGATTAAAGGAATCGAAGATGGCGCACTTACCCTTTCTAAACTAGAAGCGATGACGTGTGTATGCTCTGTTGGTCTTGATATGATCGCGATCACAGGTGACGCCTCTGCCGCTTCTATTTCTGGAATGATTGCGGACGAAATGGCTATTGGAATGATCAATAAAAAGACGACGGCCGTGCGCGTTATTCCTGTGCCAGGTAAACAAGAAGGTGACATGGTCGAGTTCGGCGGATTACTAGGTCGTGCTCCGATTATTGCGATGAATCCATTCGGATCTGATCGCTTTATTAATCGCGGTGGCCGAATCCCTGCACCACTTCAATCATTAATTAACTAA
- a CDS encoding SDR family oxidoreductase — translation MQKIVVITGARGIAADVIERMIKKEYKVIAITKTDAASIPSSCSRYVADITDEAKVKEVLHQIDQEFGRIDALINNAGVGHWKTVEDMTSEEFDDQMQTNVKGVFLMSKYAIPLLRKSSQGHIIHVASDLSYTSRPKASAYCASKWALLGFAGSLKLELAEDGIAVSTVAPGLVQTDFGGVPKEKKEHGLLPEEVGAYIDLLVEANGTSQEIIIRPKPLT, via the coding sequence ATGCAAAAAATCGTTGTCATTACAGGAGCACGTGGAATAGCGGCTGACGTTATTGAGAGAATGATTAAAAAAGAGTACAAAGTAATTGCCATCACAAAAACAGATGCAGCATCAATCCCTAGCAGTTGCAGTAGATATGTGGCTGATATTACGGATGAAGCAAAAGTAAAAGAGGTTCTCCATCAGATTGACCAAGAATTCGGAAGAATTGATGCGCTCATTAACAACGCTGGTGTCGGGCATTGGAAAACGGTTGAAGATATGACGAGCGAAGAATTTGATGATCAGATGCAGACAAATGTGAAGGGCGTCTTTTTAATGAGTAAATACGCCATTCCATTATTACGTAAGTCGAGTCAAGGACATATCATTCATGTTGCTTCAGATCTATCCTATACGTCACGACCTAAGGCAAGTGCTTATTGTGCGAGCAAATGGGCGCTACTAGGTTTTGCAGGGTCATTAAAACTAGAGCTCGCTGAAGATGGTATTGCCGTATCGACAGTTGCTCCAGGACTCGTGCAAACAGACTTTGGTGGGGTACCTAAAGAGAAAAAGGAGCATGGTCTATTACCAGAAGAGGTTGGTGCTTATATTGACCTATTAGTGGAAGCGAATGGAACATCCCAAGAGATAATTATCCGTCCTAAACCGCTTACATAA
- a CDS encoding DMT family transporter → MNKSVTYIILLGVMVIWGLNVVAVKYLVEAFPPVMMQGLRIGLAGVVTITLLFFLKDLRAMTKREWGYTLLAAMLGQVAHHSLLAIGLVNTTAGNASLILGLIPLTTAILTMIFLGEIVTRLRFLGIALGFIGVLFIVLSPEEGTASVSSGDLLVLLSMIAQAFSFIVIRKITVTLSSRQMTAVMLLVGSVSLILISLVLEPASASAMTSPSITVWIVFLTSAIFATGLGHLVYNGAIQKIGAGQTAVFNNFVPFFALIGSYYFLGEQIFVSQLIGFVFIVLGVLLGTGYIEARFLARRQKRQV, encoded by the coding sequence GTGAACAAATCAGTTACGTATATAATCTTACTAGGAGTCATGGTCATTTGGGGCTTAAACGTCGTCGCAGTAAAATACTTAGTGGAGGCCTTCCCACCAGTAATGATGCAAGGTCTTCGCATCGGACTCGCAGGCGTCGTGACCATTACACTCCTTTTCTTCTTAAAAGATTTACGAGCGATGACAAAGCGAGAATGGGGCTACACGCTACTCGCTGCCATGCTCGGACAGGTCGCGCATCACTCCTTACTTGCGATCGGACTTGTCAACACAACCGCAGGCAATGCCTCGCTCATACTCGGACTCATACCTCTTACAACAGCTATATTAACCATGATCTTTCTTGGTGAAATTGTGACGAGACTGCGTTTTTTAGGAATCGCTTTAGGATTTATAGGTGTTTTATTTATCGTACTTAGTCCGGAAGAAGGGACAGCTAGTGTATCATCAGGTGACTTGCTCGTTCTCTTATCGATGATCGCCCAAGCATTCTCTTTTATCGTCATACGCAAAATTACCGTGACATTATCATCTAGGCAGATGACGGCAGTTATGCTGTTAGTTGGTTCGGTAAGTCTTATTTTGATTAGTTTAGTTTTAGAGCCTGCAAGCGCCTCTGCAATGACTAGCCCTAGCATAACGGTTTGGATTGTTTTTCTAACGTCTGCTATTTTTGCAACGGGACTTGGACATCTCGTCTATAATGGAGCGATCCAAAAAATTGGCGCGGGTCAAACAGCTGTATTTAATAATTTCGTGCCCTTTTTCGCGCTAATTGGCTCTTATTATTTTCTCGGCGAGCAGATTTTTGTGTCTCAGCTAATTGGATTTGTCTTTATCGTATTGGGGGTTCTGCTTGGAACGGGTTATATAGAAGCAAGATTTTTGGCGAGAAGACAAAAAAGACAGGTATAG
- a CDS encoding ACT domain-containing protein, protein MEQKRAVISVVGKDQVGIIAKVTTMLAENDVNVLDISQTILQDFFTMMMLIDISDVEDFHRLHDNLDTISEEMKLKIDMQREELFGSMHRI, encoded by the coding sequence ATGGAACAAAAACGTGCAGTAATTTCAGTAGTAGGGAAAGACCAGGTTGGTATTATAGCGAAAGTAACAACGATGCTTGCAGAGAATGATGTAAACGTGCTTGATATCTCTCAAACGATCTTACAAGACTTCTTTACGATGATGATGCTTATCGACATTTCGGACGTAGAGGATTTCCACCGCCTCCACGATAATCTAGATACAATTAGTGAAGAGATGAAGCTTAAAATTGACATGCAACGAGAAGAGCTATTCGGCTCTATGCACCGCATTTAA
- a CDS encoding exonuclease domain-containing protein yields the protein MNAMDRFMRQLTGFVQPNSYKSKERDPAKIAYARRLQKASRKQAHLEMPFDQLPTVIFDLETTGFHPTKGDTILSIGAKKLVGQEEVGEFYSLVYHEEDPPAHIQELTGLTLTDLKEAPTMDEVLPQFFEFIHEHTLVAHHAMHEKKFMEHVTWNLYKSSFDYRLLDTSFLTKLIPEMKSLHSLEECCSYFDIDFNERHHALADATVTAELWNQSIEKVKSLGYHTLRDVYTYIARTR from the coding sequence ATGAATGCGATGGATCGCTTTATGAGACAGCTTACGGGATTTGTACAACCAAATAGCTATAAATCTAAAGAGCGGGATCCAGCTAAAATTGCTTACGCCAGGAGACTTCAAAAAGCCTCTCGTAAGCAAGCGCATTTGGAGATGCCCTTCGATCAGCTCCCTACCGTTATTTTTGATTTAGAAACAACGGGGTTTCATCCTACAAAGGGTGATACGATTTTGTCTATAGGAGCAAAAAAGCTAGTTGGACAGGAAGAAGTGGGAGAGTTTTATTCCCTTGTTTATCATGAAGAGGACCCGCCGGCTCACATACAAGAGCTGACGGGTCTTACCCTTACAGATTTAAAAGAAGCTCCAACGATGGATGAAGTGCTTCCTCAGTTTTTCGAGTTTATTCACGAACATACGCTAGTTGCTCACCATGCGATGCATGAGAAAAAGTTTATGGAGCATGTCACGTGGAATTTATACAAGTCCTCGTTTGACTATCGCTTACTTGATACAAGCTTTTTAACAAAGCTTATCCCTGAGATGAAGTCTCTGCACTCATTGGAAGAATGCTGCTCCTATTTTGACATTGACTTTAACGAACGTCACCATGCTCTAGCAGATGCTACCGTTACAGCTGAGCTGTGGAATCAGAGCATAGAAAAAGTGAAATCTCTTGGCTATCACACACTTCGTGATGTATATACGTACATTGCACGTACAAGATAA
- a CDS encoding DUF294 nucleotidyltransferase-like domain-containing protein, giving the protein MSTLQDPTHIPTYDEIRDELVNERQTIKSPQELNELHDDVMKKIVRTAQYRTESEHGPAPARFTFLLLGSAGRHEQSYFSDQDHALVHYGSDKETSFFLQLGEEIVEGMEYCGYERCDGKVMASEARWCKSEAAWRKQIEDYANDASFDSIRYLLILADSRDLHGDPCPLKEHLLSIARFRKEIRRRFVSNIQFKRRMTTLFGQLLTDQHGYINVKEELLFPYVNAIRVASIIEGIKEASTLERMQKLREKVPKLAGFEGAFKEALQFRHDHTSHVQSYEDVHHIRRNDLSRDEQKKLKHLMLEGRSCVKATTSYYQEGKKE; this is encoded by the coding sequence ATGTCTACTTTACAGGATCCGACGCATATTCCAACATACGATGAAATACGTGACGAGCTTGTAAATGAACGACAGACGATCAAGTCGCCGCAGGAGTTAAACGAGTTACACGACGACGTGATGAAAAAGATTGTACGCACGGCACAATATCGAACGGAGAGCGAGCATGGTCCAGCACCTGCTCGCTTTACGTTCCTTTTGCTAGGTAGTGCCGGTCGTCACGAGCAATCTTACTTTAGTGATCAGGACCACGCACTTGTTCACTATGGATCGGATAAAGAGACATCGTTTTTTTTACAGTTGGGGGAAGAAATTGTAGAAGGTATGGAGTACTGCGGGTACGAGAGGTGTGACGGCAAAGTAATGGCCAGTGAGGCGAGATGGTGTAAAAGTGAGGCTGCATGGCGTAAACAAATAGAAGACTATGCAAACGATGCAAGCTTTGATTCCATACGTTACTTACTCATACTAGCGGATTCTAGAGACTTACACGGGGATCCTTGTCCATTAAAAGAGCACCTCTTATCCATTGCTCGCTTTAGGAAAGAAATTAGAAGGCGTTTTGTCTCCAATATACAATTTAAACGACGGATGACGACGCTTTTTGGACAGCTTTTAACGGATCAGCACGGATACATTAACGTAAAAGAGGAGCTACTCTTTCCATATGTAAATGCAATACGAGTCGCTTCGATCATCGAAGGGATTAAAGAGGCAAGTACATTGGAACGGATGCAAAAGCTGCGAGAAAAAGTACCGAAGCTAGCAGGCTTTGAAGGAGCCTTTAAAGAAGCACTTCAGTTTAGACATGATCATACGTCTCACGTGCAAAGCTATGAGGATGTGCATCATATTAGGCGAAATGACCTATCTCGAGATGAGCAAAAAAAGCTGAAGCATCTCATGCTAGAAGGACGCAGTTGTGTCAAGGCTACTACAAGCTATTATCAGGAGGGTAAAAAGGAATGA
- the ilvA gene encoding threonine ammonia-lyase IlvA, with translation MIMAKTKVETVQVKDILLAHQALKEVIVKTPLQLDPILSDKYEANVYLKREDLQVVRSFKLRGAYNLMQGLSEADLQRGVVCASAGNHAQGVAYSCKALGVRGKIFMPSTTPRQKVSRVEFFGEPFVEVILTGDTFDDAFKEAKEACDEEGMTFIHPFDDMRTMTGQGTVGLEILEDIEVPVSHIFMSIGGGGLIAGVGSYFKQISPSTKVIGAEPLGAPGMKRSLESGEVVTLPKIDKFVDGAAVKRVGDTSFEVARQVTDDIVVIPEGEVCTTMLSLYNENAIVAEPAGALSISALDHYKDEIKGKNIVCVVSGGNNDIDRMQEIKERSLIYQGLKHYFIVNFPQRAGALREFLIDVLGPTDDITRFEYTKKNNRDQGPVLVGIELKHRADYDSLIGRMDKKGFGYIEINKDEDLFNLLI, from the coding sequence ATGATTATGGCGAAGACGAAAGTAGAAACGGTGCAGGTTAAGGACATCTTACTCGCTCATCAAGCTCTAAAAGAAGTGATCGTGAAAACACCTTTACAATTGGACCCTATCCTTTCAGACAAATACGAGGCAAACGTATATTTAAAGAGGGAGGACCTTCAAGTTGTTCGTTCGTTTAAGCTACGTGGTGCGTACAACCTTATGCAGGGTCTATCGGAAGCGGACTTGCAGCGTGGCGTCGTATGTGCAAGTGCAGGGAACCACGCGCAAGGCGTCGCATACTCCTGTAAAGCGCTCGGTGTAAGAGGCAAAATCTTTATGCCAAGCACGACTCCAAGGCAAAAGGTATCACGCGTCGAATTTTTTGGAGAGCCGTTTGTCGAAGTAATTTTAACTGGCGACACGTTTGATGATGCATTTAAAGAAGCGAAAGAGGCGTGCGATGAGGAAGGCATGACCTTTATTCATCCATTTGATGACATGAGAACAATGACTGGGCAAGGGACCGTTGGTTTAGAAATTTTAGAAGATATCGAGGTACCTGTCTCACATATCTTTATGAGCATCGGCGGAGGTGGCTTGATAGCTGGGGTTGGATCGTACTTTAAACAAATTAGTCCTTCAACAAAAGTAATCGGTGCTGAGCCGCTTGGAGCACCTGGAATGAAGCGTTCGCTTGAATCAGGTGAAGTCGTGACGTTACCGAAGATTGATAAATTTGTAGATGGCGCAGCGGTAAAACGAGTTGGCGATACATCGTTTGAGGTAGCAAGGCAAGTAACGGATGATATTGTTGTGATACCAGAAGGAGAGGTGTGTACGACGATGCTCTCTCTTTATAACGAGAATGCAATCGTTGCAGAGCCTGCTGGGGCGCTTTCCATCTCAGCTTTAGACCACTATAAGGATGAAATTAAAGGAAAAAATATCGTTTGTGTGGTTAGTGGTGGGAACAACGACATTGATCGCATGCAGGAAATTAAAGAGCGCTCGTTAATTTATCAAGGTTTAAAGCATTATTTTATCGTCAATTTCCCTCAGCGAGCAGGGGCACTACGTGAATTTTTGATTGACGTATTAGGACCGACGGACGACATTACACGATTTGAGTATACGAAAAAGAACAATCGTGACCAAGGACCTGTGCTTGTTGGCATCGAATTGAAGCATCGCGCTGACTACGATAGTTTGATTGGTCGTATGGACAAAAAGGGCTTTGGCTATATTGAAATTAATAAAGATGAAGATCTATTTAACTTACTCATTTAA
- a CDS encoding ammonium transporter yields the protein MEAIALMDNLWVIIAFALVLLMQGGFILLEAGSTRMKNAGHIAGKTIFTVAIASLVFWAVGYGFIYGEGNAFIGLSNFFYGDFSFEGEGLAGSVDFIFQLAFAAIALTIAFGGFAERAKLSAYVIFAVLFSALIYPVVAHWVWGGGWLAGLGKQDFAGSTVVHLTGAMAALAATIVLKPRIGKFNADGTSNDLAGHNQVYTALGVLVLWVGWFGFNGGSTFGVDGAFFGYVALTTQLAAAAGAIAAMLIVSAMTGRNDIPTMLNGALAGLVAITASTAFVAPWAAVIIGLIGGLIVHFAMVMFDKAKIDDPIFALSVHGVAGVWGTLSTGFFATPALAEMNGGQAGLFYGGGLSQLGVQLTGVTVSGLYAFAVAFIILKVMDKVMSGGIRVSEEEELLGLDMSEHGSYGYPENMAQPEPAKTEKPSA from the coding sequence ATGGAAGCAATCGCATTAATGGATAATTTATGGGTTATCATCGCATTTGCTCTAGTATTGCTGATGCAAGGAGGATTCATTCTTCTTGAAGCAGGATCTACACGAATGAAGAATGCCGGGCATATCGCCGGTAAAACGATTTTCACGGTGGCTATTGCCTCATTAGTATTCTGGGCAGTAGGGTATGGGTTTATTTATGGGGAAGGCAACGCATTTATTGGTTTATCTAATTTCTTCTATGGTGACTTTTCTTTTGAAGGAGAAGGCTTGGCAGGTTCGGTAGACTTCATTTTCCAACTTGCATTTGCTGCAATTGCATTAACAATTGCCTTCGGTGGTTTTGCAGAACGAGCTAAGCTATCCGCTTATGTTATCTTCGCTGTACTATTTTCAGCACTTATTTATCCGGTAGTAGCACATTGGGTATGGGGAGGCGGCTGGTTAGCAGGCTTAGGAAAGCAAGACTTCGCAGGTTCTACAGTAGTTCACTTAACAGGTGCAATGGCTGCATTAGCTGCAACAATTGTATTAAAGCCTCGTATTGGTAAATTTAATGCAGATGGAACGTCAAACGACTTAGCTGGACATAACCAAGTATACACGGCTTTAGGTGTTCTAGTTCTTTGGGTAGGTTGGTTTGGATTCAACGGTGGTTCTACATTTGGAGTAGACGGAGCATTCTTCGGCTACGTAGCACTTACTACTCAGTTAGCAGCAGCAGCGGGTGCGATTGCAGCCATGCTTATCGTATCAGCAATGACGGGACGTAACGATATTCCAACGATGTTAAACGGTGCGTTAGCGGGTCTTGTAGCTATCACTGCATCTACAGCATTTGTAGCGCCATGGGCGGCTGTTATCATCGGTCTAATCGGTGGACTTATCGTACACTTTGCAATGGTTATGTTTGACAAAGCAAAAATTGATGATCCAATTTTCGCTTTATCTGTTCACGGTGTAGCAGGCGTTTGGGGTACACTTTCAACAGGATTCTTTGCTACACCAGCACTTGCTGAAATGAACGGTGGTCAGGCTGGATTATTCTACGGTGGTGGTCTATCACAGCTAGGAGTTCAATTAACTGGGGTTACCGTATCTGGACTTTACGCATTTGCAGTAGCATTCATTATCTTAAAAGTAATGGACAAAGTAATGTCAGGTGGTATCCGAGTATCTGAAGAAGAAGAGCTATTAGGTCTTGATATGAGTGAGCACGGAAGCTATGGCTACCCAGAAAACATGGCACAGCCAGAGCCAGCTAAAACAGAAAAGCCGAGTGCCTAA
- a CDS encoding acyltransferase family protein: MIKEIFVLRSIGCLSIVFLHSIHIALQTIPIIAMGEVFAIFFDSLQMLLYYGTPMFIFISEFLISYSYRNKPLPTYFLSKRTKFILIPFFVMGVFYSLPFLLSGASVWAETVAMNLLLGDYHGYFILIIFQFYLFHYYFHSYLKKWRPFPVITIAFIINAIYLFIFNFTTPPIENSATMFLWERFYWVPMFGWVFYFAVGYYAGLYYESFMTFLLKYRYWIIVGPLVTSFILLFVYHSGILSIHSSKRIDILIHTIACSFFLFYLTSQMKGLPTFFAFISRYSFGIYLLHYFYIFAIDFIYSLYPIPLGVAYIMILFVFSTLLSIGTVYVLNKIPYGHIVIGKIGAPYKPPASSV; encoded by the coding sequence ATGATTAAAGAAATTTTTGTGCTACGAAGTATTGGGTGCTTGAGCATCGTCTTTTTGCACAGTATTCATATAGCGCTACAAACGATTCCCATTATTGCTATGGGCGAAGTGTTTGCGATCTTTTTTGATTCGCTACAAATGCTTCTCTATTACGGGACACCGATGTTTATCTTCATTTCGGAGTTTTTAATCTCCTATTCCTATCGGAACAAACCGCTTCCAACCTATTTTTTGAGTAAGCGGACAAAATTTATCCTGATCCCGTTTTTCGTCATGGGCGTGTTTTATTCGCTCCCATTTCTATTATCAGGCGCTTCCGTCTGGGCGGAGACTGTTGCTATGAACCTTCTATTAGGCGACTATCACGGCTATTTTATTCTCATTATCTTTCAGTTTTATCTGTTTCACTATTACTTCCACTCATATTTAAAAAAATGGCGTCCATTCCCAGTTATTACAATCGCCTTTATTATTAACGCGATCTATTTATTTATTTTTAACTTCACTACTCCTCCTATCGAAAATTCAGCGACGATGTTTTTATGGGAACGATTTTATTGGGTCCCCATGTTTGGTTGGGTTTTCTATTTTGCAGTAGGATATTACGCCGGTCTTTACTATGAATCATTTATGACGTTTTTACTTAAATATCGGTACTGGATTATTGTAGGACCGCTTGTAACGAGCTTTATTTTACTATTTGTTTATCACTCTGGCATTCTCTCGATTCATAGCTCAAAACGCATTGATATTTTGATTCACACCATTGCATGTAGCTTCTTTCTCTTTTATTTGACCTCTCAAATGAAGGGACTACCTACCTTTTTTGCATTTATTAGCAGGTACTCATTCGGCATTTATTTATTACATTACTTCTATATATTCGCAATCGACTTCATCTATAGTTTGTACCCGATCCCGTTAGGTGTAGCTTATATTATGATTCTTTTTGTGTTTAGTACACTGTTATCAATCGGAACTGTCTATGTATTAAATAAAATCCCTTATGGTCATATTGTAATCGGTAAGATAGGAGCGCCGTATAAACCTCCGGCGAGTTCGGTTTGA
- a CDS encoding MtnX-like HAD-IB family phosphatase, with product MADWAFITDFDGTISSKDFYWMMIDDFYANGKEEYEAWQAGKYKDRDFLQHVFNQAPMSESKLRDYAETIPFDQTFKTFANKLANANVDLYVVSAGADFYIKHFLTYHDIPYTKLYANDSAVINDTLTFQIDEQGPYFSDRYGIDKKKVVKDIQSNYSRTYYFGDSEPDSHPSEIVTDAFARDKLVPILSEKGVPFTEVSSFEDIYHKLRKKEAL from the coding sequence ATGGCAGATTGGGCGTTTATAACCGATTTTGACGGAACAATCTCATCAAAGGATTTTTATTGGATGATGATTGATGATTTTTATGCGAATGGGAAAGAAGAATACGAGGCTTGGCAAGCAGGTAAATACAAAGATCGCGATTTTTTACAGCATGTTTTTAACCAAGCTCCCATGTCTGAGTCAAAGCTACGTGACTACGCGGAGACAATCCCTTTTGATCAGACATTTAAAACGTTCGCTAACAAATTAGCGAACGCAAATGTGGACCTCTATGTGGTTAGTGCGGGAGCGGATTTTTATATTAAGCACTTCCTCACCTATCACGATATTCCATACACAAAGCTTTACGCGAATGACTCCGCTGTCATTAACGACACGTTAACGTTTCAGATTGATGAGCAAGGACCTTACTTTTCCGATCGCTACGGGATCGATAAGAAAAAAGTAGTAAAAGACATTCAATCCAACTATAGCAGAACGTATTATTTTGGTGACAGTGAGCCAGACTCACACCCGTCAGAAATTGTGACCGATGCGTTTGCTCGTGATAAGTTAGTACCAATCCTCTCTGAGAAAGGCGTACCTTTTACAGAAGTATCGTCTTTTGAGGACATCTATCACAAACTTCGTAAAAAAGAGGCCCTGTAA
- a CDS encoding serine hydrolase domain-containing protein — translation MYVYLSMDSSSETTWETHESLESAGFNPAALEQARNYYESLNSTAAMVIYEGKVLFSWGDVTKNTNAHSVRKSFISALIGNEIERGTLSLEQTLEDLSVEDDTPLTSLEKRANLSHLMTSSSGVYLPAGEESFGMRLSRPARGSNFPGQHYYYNNWDFNVLGTIYNQQTERDVFEDFYENIAVPLGMEDFSLSNTYYKHEDRRSRHPSYLFRMSARDMARFGQLYLQEGEWEGEQLVSKEWIKESTSAQKTVPSNSVFDYGYLWWVSTTPPYSDLGLYSAVGRYGQSIDIVPELDLVFVHRVDSTTLTHQFTRSSVNELQRLQLLQLILDARRS, via the coding sequence ATGTACGTCTATCTTTCCATGGATTCGTCTTCTGAAACGACGTGGGAAACGCATGAATCACTAGAGTCCGCTGGATTTAATCCGGCAGCATTAGAGCAGGCTCGTAACTACTATGAATCATTAAATTCGACGGCTGCTATGGTTATTTATGAAGGCAAAGTGTTGTTCTCATGGGGAGACGTCACGAAGAATACAAATGCCCATTCCGTTCGCAAAAGCTTTATTAGCGCCTTGATCGGCAACGAAATAGAGAGAGGGACGTTAAGTTTGGAGCAAACGCTCGAGGATCTTTCCGTCGAGGACGATACACCCCTTACTTCTTTAGAAAAGCGGGCTAATTTGAGCCACCTGATGACCTCAAGCTCTGGCGTGTACTTGCCAGCAGGAGAAGAGTCGTTTGGTATGAGACTCTCGAGACCTGCACGAGGAAGTAATTTCCCAGGACAGCACTACTATTATAATAATTGGGATTTTAATGTATTAGGCACGATTTATAATCAGCAAACCGAGAGAGATGTGTTTGAGGATTTTTACGAAAACATAGCCGTTCCTTTAGGAATGGAGGATTTTAGTTTATCCAATACGTATTATAAACATGAGGACCGTCGCTCTAGGCACCCTTCTTACTTATTCCGTATGTCGGCGAGGGATATGGCACGCTTCGGACAATTGTACCTTCAAGAAGGGGAGTGGGAAGGAGAACAGCTTGTTTCGAAAGAATGGATCAAAGAGAGCACCTCGGCTCAAAAAACCGTCCCCTCTAATTCCGTGTTTGACTACGGGTATTTATGGTGGGTCTCGACAACACCACCATATAGTGATTTAGGCTTATACTCGGCAGTAGGCAGGTATGGACAATCAATCGACATTGTTCCAGAGCTTGATTTAGTGTTTGTACACCGAGTTGACTCCACTACTTTGACACATCAATTCACGCGCTCCAGCGTAAACGAACTGCAGCGACTACAGCTGTTGCAGTTAATATTAGATGCCAGAAGATCCTAA